From the genome of Argentina anserina chromosome 4, drPotAnse1.1, whole genome shotgun sequence, one region includes:
- the LOC126791348 gene encoding LOW QUALITY PROTEIN: geraniol 8-hydroxylase-like (The sequence of the model RefSeq protein was modified relative to this genomic sequence to represent the inferred CDS: substituted 1 base at 1 genomic stop codon): MEFLNCILLCLCLAGLLVQAFRSFGKRSKVPRTRLPPGPKPLPVVGNLFELGEKPHLSLAKLSERYGPIISLQLGQVTTVVISSSSLAKDILRTRDHLFCNRTIPDAVNAYKHCDHSMVWLPVADRXRNLRKICNTQLFATKVLDANQANRRVKVQDLIADIGESKEKGVAVNIGREAFKTTLNLLSRTMFSVDLANPTNETARELKETTWGIMEEIGKPNLADYFHLLRKIDPQGIRRRLTYHFHNTMVLIDRMINQRLESRKVQDYGSTNDMLDTLINMCEEKNEEMDKTEVEHLFLDLITAGTDTTSSTMEWAMAELLRSPEKLVKARAELDQIIGKEKPIEESDIAQLPYLQAIIKETFRMHPTVALLLPSKAGEDVEIGGYIIPKGAQVLINAWAVGRDSSVWDNPNLFMPERFLGSEIDVGGRNCELIPFGGGRRVCPGMPLAMRMLPLMLGSVLNCFDWKLEDGVKPEIMNMEDKFGLTLQMAHSLMAVANS, translated from the exons ATGGAGTTCTTGAATTGTATACTCTTGTGTCTTTGCCTTGCCGGACTCTTGGTCCAAGCCTTCCGTTCATTTGGAAAAAGAAGCAAAGTTCCCAGAACCAGACTTCCACCAGGGCCAAAGCCACTTCCAGTGGTCGGCAATCTCTTTGAGCTCGGAGAGAAGCCCCATCTCTCTTTGGCCAAGCTTTCCGAACGCTACGGTCCCATAATCAGCTTGCAGCTCGGTCAAGTAACCACAGTAGTgatttcatcttcatccttGGCCAAGGATATCCTCCGAACCCGAGATCATCTCTTCTGCAACCGAACTATCCCTGATGCTGTCAATGCCTACAAGCACTGCGACCACAGCATGGTGTGGCTGCCTGTTGCGGACAGATGAAGAAACCTTCGCAAAATATGTAACACGCAACTGTTTGCAACCAAAGTTCTCGATGCAAACCAAGCCAACCGGCGCGTGAAAGTGCAGGACCTCATTGCCGATATCGGCGAAAGCAAGGAGAAAGGTGTGGCAGTGAACATCGGAAGGGAGGCTTTCAAAACCACGCTCAATCTGCTGTCCCGGACTATGTTCTCAGTGGATTTAGCTAACCCGACTAACGAGACGGCTAGGGAGCTAAAGGAGACTACCTGGGGTATCATGGAAGAGATAGGGAAGCCGAACTTGGCCGACTACTTTCATTTGCTTAGAAAGATTGACCCCCAAGGAATAAGGCGACGGTTAACCTACCACTTTCATAACACGATGGTCCTGATTGACAGGATGATCAATCAAAGGTTGGAATCCAGAAAAGTGCAGGATTATGGTTCGACAAATGATATGTTGGATACTCTTATAAACATGTGTGAGGAGAAGAATGAGGAAATGGACAAGACCGAAGTTGAGCATTTGTTCCTG GACTTGATTACTGCGGGGACAGATACGACTTCAAGCACAATGGAATGGGCAATGGCCGAGCTACTCCGTAGTCCAGAGAAACTTGTAAAAGCTCGAGCAGAGCTAGACCAAATAATCGGGAAAGAGAAACCGATCGAGGAATCAGACATCGCTCAACTGCCTTACTTGCAAGCAATAATCAAGGAAACATTTCGAATGCACCCAACAGTGGCGTTGCTACTTCCAAGTAAGGCCGGCGAAGACGTAGAAATCGGAGGGTACATTATTCCAAAGGGTGCACAAGTTCTGATCAATGCTTGGGCAGTAGGCAGAGATTCTAGTGTTTGGGACAACCCAAACTTGTTTATGCCGGAAAGGTTTTTGGGCTCCGAAATTGATGTTGGAGGAAGAAATTGTGAGCTTATTCCCTTTGGTGGTGGGAGGAGAGTATGTCCGGGTATGCCATTGGCAATGAGAATGTTGCCATTGATGTTGGGTTCAGTTCTTAACTGTTTTGATTGGAAGCTTGAAGATGGAGTTAAACCTGAAATTATGAACATGGAAGACAAGTTTGGCCTCACTTTACAAATGGCTCACTCTCTCATGGCTGTTGCCAACTCGTAA
- the LOC126791067 gene encoding stemmadenine O-acetyltransferase-like isoform X1, giving the protein MKVEVELISEEIIKPSSSTPDDLRHYQLSLLDQLSPPVYNPLILFYEFNDEAMPSITEISNHLKRSLAEVLTLFYPLAGRIVDNKYVNCNDEGIPYVEARVKCELSEVLNNPAPGEFSKFMPFEIDKIDNKCPLGVQLNIFECGGFAIGHCISHKLADGLSHFMFSKTWATTALGDKTKIEHPEFISAELFPPRDFTPYDAGLGVTKYKVVKRFVFSASLIESLRARYSDSLGLESQKPISRVDALSAFIWSRYVANTKDIGPAEKLYMVLHSVNLRPRFDPPLPQHSFGNFYRAAMTAPFVSRGNDCYGLVMKQVREEIEKIDDHYMRSLQQGVGHLSELNESVDSVISGELITFSFSSFCRFPLYDNDFGWGKPIWVSSPPLTFKNLVVFMDTKEADGIEAYISLEEEVMAKFETDIEFLAYVSLSGC; this is encoded by the coding sequence atgaaggttGAAGTTGAATTGATCTCTGAGGAGATTATCAAACCTTCTTCTTCAACCCCTGATGATCTTCGCCATTACCAGCTTTCCTTACTTGATCAATTATCTCCTCCAGTCTATAACCCTTTGATCCTCTTCTATGAATTCAATGACGAGGCCATGCCTAGCATTACTGAGATATCCAATCACCTCAAGAGGTCCTTAGCCGAGGTTTTAACCCTTTTCTACCCATTAGCGGGACGAATCGTAGACAACAAGTATGTAAATTGCAATGATGAGGGTATTCCCTATGTTGAAGCTCGTGTTAAGTGTGAACTCTCTGAAGTTCTAAACAATCCGGCCCCCGGTGAATTCAGTAAGTTCATGCCATTTGAAATAGATAAAATTGATAATAAGTGTCCTCTAGGTGTCCAGCTTAACATCTTTGAATGTGGAGGATTTGCTATTGGTCATTGTATTTCTCACAAGCTTGCAGATGGATTATCTCATTTCATGTTCAGCAAAACTTGGGCTACCACTGCCCTTGGAGATAAAACCAAAATAGAGCATCCAGAGTTTATTTCAGCCGAACTCTTCCCACCAAGGGATTTTACACCCTATGATGCAGGCCTTGGTGTCACAAAATATAAAGTAGTAAAGAGATTTGTGTTTAGTGCCTCTTTGATAGAGTCTCTTAGAGCAAGATATAGTGACAGTTTAGGCTTAGAAAGCCAGAAGCCCATATCTCGTGTTGATGCTTTGTCGGCTTTCATATGGAGTCGATATGTGGCCAATACCAAGGATATAGGACCTGCTGAGAAGTTGTACATGGTTCTCCATTCTGTGAACCTGCGTCCAAGGTTTGACCCCCCATTGCCACAACACTCTTTTGGAAATTTTTATCGTGCTGCCATGACAGCTCCTTTCGTAAGTAGGGGGAACGACTGCTATGGTCTAGTGATGAAGCAGGTACGAGAAGAAATAGAAAAGATTGACGACCACTACATGAGGAGTCTACAACAAGGTGTTGGGCACTTGAGTGAGCTAAATGAGAGTGTTGATAGTGTTATCAGCGGAGAGCTAATTACATTTAGCTTCAGTAGTTTCTGCAGGTTTCCTCTGTATGATAATGATTTTGGTTGGGGGAAGCCGATATGGGTATCCTCACCACCATTGACCTTCAAGAACCTAGTGGTTTTCATGGATACCAAAGAGGCTGATGGTATAGAGGCATATATTAGTTTGGAGGAGGAAGTCATGGCTAAGTTTGAAACTGATATCGAGTTTCTTGCTTATGTGTCTCTAAGTGGGTGCTGA
- the LOC126791349 gene encoding stemmadenine O-acetyltransferase-like, with product MKMKMKIEVEVISEETIKPSSPTPHHLRHHHLSFLDQLAPHAYVPFLYFYSIPNSHNHTQISTHLKKSLSKALTQYYPLAGRVKHNLFVDCNGFGVPFYEARVETLSLSEVLTNPSLHELNNLLPFKLDGFRDIPLGVQLNRFRCGGVAIGLAASHRVADGLSIYTFVKNWAATACGNESVSPDFSAASIFPPRNMDGYNGVSIPKKNDIVTKGFVFDGLKIEALRSKYAESIGLKTKKLPSRVEALSAFLWNKFMAAASKEEESSSTKLYTVVYIMDLRSRFNPPLPQNSFGNYYRAATATPTLVNGEERGGLVRQVIEEIEKIDNKYMRKFQDGYEEHLDFMRRRMERAAKGELVTLTFSSVCRFPLYDADFGWGKPAWVSMAAMKINNQIVFMDTKLGDGIESYFSFKEEDMAKFELDSEFVELISPIGNVKKSPFARL from the coding sequence atgaagatgaagatgaagattgaAGTCGAAGTAATCTCCGAAGAAACAATAAAGCCCTCATCTCCAACCCCTCACCATCTCCGCCATCACCACCTCTCCTTTCTCGACCAGTTAGCTCCCCACGCATATGTTCCTTTTCTCTACTTCTATTCGATCCCCAACTCCCACAACCACACTCAAATCTCCACCCACCTCAAGAAGTCTCTCTCCAAAGCCTTAACCCAGTACTACCCACTTGCCGGCCGAGTCAAGCACAACCTCTTTGTAGATTGCAACGGCTTTGGTGTCCCCTTCTATGAAGCTCGAGTCGAAACCCTGTCACTCTCTGAAGTCCTCACCAATCCCTCCCTGCACGAACTGAACAACTTGCTGCCGTTTAAGCTCGACGGATTCAGAGACATACCTCTCGGAGTTCAGCTCAATCGGTTTCGATGCGGAGGAGTTGCGATCGGATTGGCCGCTTCGCATCGAGTTGCAGATGGGTTGTCTATTTACACGTTTGTTAAAAACTGGGCAGCAACTGCTTGTGGGAATGAGAGTGTGAGTCCGGATTTTTCGGCAGCTTCAATTTTCCCTCCAAGGAATATGGATGGATACAACGGGGTTTCAATTCCAAAAAAGAATGATATTGTGACCAAGGGGTTTGTGTTTGATGGGTTAAAGATTGAAGCTTTACGATCAAAGTATGCAGAGAGCATTGGATTGAAGACCAAGAAACTGCCATCCCGCGTCGAGGCATTGTCTGCTTTTCTGTGGAACAAGTTTATGGCTGCGGCGTCGAAGGAAGAAGAATCAAGTTCGACAAAGTTGTACACGGTTGTGTATATAATGGATCTTCGTTCGAGATTTAACCCACCTCTGCCGCAAAATAGTTTTGGGAACTATTACCGGGCAGCCACTGCAACTCCAACATTGGTCAATGGGGAGGAGAGAGGTGGCCTTGTGAGGCAGGTGATTGAGGAAATAGAGAAGATTGACAATAAGTATATGAGGAAATTTCAAGATGGCTATGAGGAACATTTGGATTTCATGAGGAGAAGAATGGAAAGGGCTGCAAAAGGAGAGCTGGTTACGCTAACATTTTCGAGTGTGTGCAGGTTTCCACTGTATGATGCTGATTTTGGTTGGGGGAAGCCAGCATGGGTGAGCATGGCTGCCATGAAAATCAATAACCAAATAGTTTTCATGGATACCAAATTGGGTGATGGAATAGAGTCATATTTTAGCTTCAAGGAGGAAGACATGGCCAAGTTTGAACTCGACTCAGAGTTCGTCGAGTTGATTTCTCCGATTGGTAATGTCAAGAAAAGTCCATTTGCACGTCTTTAG
- the LOC126791067 gene encoding stemmadenine O-acetyltransferase-like isoform X2, with amino-acid sequence MKVEVELISEEIIKPSSSTPDDLRHYQLSLLDQLSPPVYNPLILFYEFNDEAMPSITEISNHLKRSLAEVLTLFYPLAGRIVDNKYVNCNDEGIPYVEARVKCELSEVLNNPAPGEFNGLSHFMFSKTWATTALGDKTKIEHPEFISAELFPPRDFTPYDAGLGVTKYKVVKRFVFSASLIESLRARYSDSLGLESQKPISRVDALSAFIWSRYVANTKDIGPAEKLYMVLHSVNLRPRFDPPLPQHSFGNFYRAAMTAPFVSRGNDCYGLVMKQVREEIEKIDDHYMRSLQQGVGHLSELNESVDSVISGELITFSFSSFCRFPLYDNDFGWGKPIWVSSPPLTFKNLVVFMDTKEADGIEAYISLEEEVMAKFETDIEFLAYVSLSGC; translated from the exons atgaaggttGAAGTTGAATTGATCTCTGAGGAGATTATCAAACCTTCTTCTTCAACCCCTGATGATCTTCGCCATTACCAGCTTTCCTTACTTGATCAATTATCTCCTCCAGTCTATAACCCTTTGATCCTCTTCTATGAATTCAATGACGAGGCCATGCCTAGCATTACTGAGATATCCAATCACCTCAAGAGGTCCTTAGCCGAGGTTTTAACCCTTTTCTACCCATTAGCGGGACGAATCGTAGACAACAAGTATGTAAATTGCAATGATGAGGGTATTCCCTATGTTGAAGCTCGTGTTAAGTGTGAACTCTCTGAAGTTCTAAACAATCCGGCCCCCGGTGAATTCA ATGGATTATCTCATTTCATGTTCAGCAAAACTTGGGCTACCACTGCCCTTGGAGATAAAACCAAAATAGAGCATCCAGAGTTTATTTCAGCCGAACTCTTCCCACCAAGGGATTTTACACCCTATGATGCAGGCCTTGGTGTCACAAAATATAAAGTAGTAAAGAGATTTGTGTTTAGTGCCTCTTTGATAGAGTCTCTTAGAGCAAGATATAGTGACAGTTTAGGCTTAGAAAGCCAGAAGCCCATATCTCGTGTTGATGCTTTGTCGGCTTTCATATGGAGTCGATATGTGGCCAATACCAAGGATATAGGACCTGCTGAGAAGTTGTACATGGTTCTCCATTCTGTGAACCTGCGTCCAAGGTTTGACCCCCCATTGCCACAACACTCTTTTGGAAATTTTTATCGTGCTGCCATGACAGCTCCTTTCGTAAGTAGGGGGAACGACTGCTATGGTCTAGTGATGAAGCAGGTACGAGAAGAAATAGAAAAGATTGACGACCACTACATGAGGAGTCTACAACAAGGTGTTGGGCACTTGAGTGAGCTAAATGAGAGTGTTGATAGTGTTATCAGCGGAGAGCTAATTACATTTAGCTTCAGTAGTTTCTGCAGGTTTCCTCTGTATGATAATGATTTTGGTTGGGGGAAGCCGATATGGGTATCCTCACCACCATTGACCTTCAAGAACCTAGTGGTTTTCATGGATACCAAAGAGGCTGATGGTATAGAGGCATATATTAGTTTGGAGGAGGAAGTCATGGCTAAGTTTGAAACTGATATCGAGTTTCTTGCTTATGTGTCTCTAAGTGGGTGCTGA
- the LOC126791350 gene encoding acyltransferase Pun1-like: MATVQLEVISRELIKPYSQTPPHLRNFNLSYFDQISTPMYIPLVFFYNPCNTTASTSETSNRLKKSLSETLTLYYPFAGKVKDREFIDCNDEGVLFIEAKVKVKLPEILDNPKDEILESLFADNLQWKDTSLSSLLAVQVSYFDCGGMALSVCMAHKIGDAATMVNFVNDWAAKSSNSGKQVAPLLYTPPIFPRGDLPLKPESSHKKVKCISRRFVFDAPKIAALKAIVADRVQKPTRVEVVSGILYKCAISTANANSSGTTRPALFVQNVNLRSRMVPPLPDNYVGNLSWIFPVPMREDSFHSLVVQMKEGLSDFCNTYVKDSRGTDLVMSIKKNMEKVKEMYKSSEVQYMCSGWCRFPIYEADFGWGKPVWVSIGACLDKNVMILMDDRSGDGIEAFVTLEEQHMAAFESDQELLAFAALNPTPIASQV; the protein is encoded by the coding sequence ATGGCGACGGTGCAGCTCGAAGTGATATCGAGAGAGCTCATCAAACCGTATTCTCAAACTCCACCTCATCTAAGAAACTTCAACCTCTCTTACTTCGATCAGATCTCAACTCCTATGTACATCCCACTTGTTTTTTTCTACAACCCTTGCAATACCACTGCTAGCACTTCTGAGACATCCAATCGCCTCAAAAAATCTCTATCTGAAACACTAACCCTGTACTACCCATTTGCCGGAAAGGTCAAAGATCGAGAATTTATCGACTGCAACGACGAGGGAGTATTGTTCATAGAAGCAAAGGTCAAAGTGAAGTTGCCTGAAATTCTCGACAATCCGAAAGATGAAATCTTGGAATCATTATTTGCAGACAATTTGCAGTGGAAGGATACGAGTTTGAGTTCCTTACTTGCTGTACAAGTCAGCTACTTTGATTGTGGAGGAATGGCATTAAGTGTGTGCATGGCACACAAAATTGGCGATGCAGCAACCATGGTCAACTTCGTCAATGACTGGGCTGCCAAATCTTCAAACTCAGGCAAACAAGTGGCCCCATTACTCTATACACCCCCAATTTTTCCGAGAGGCGACCTACCGCTTAAACCGGAATCTTCCCACAAGAAAGTAAAATGTATCTCCAGAAGGTTTGTGTTCGATGCCCCCAAAATTGCTGCCCTTAAAGCCATAGTAGCTGACAGAGTGCAAAAGCCTACAAGAGTAGAGGTTGTGAGTGGTATACTATATAAATGTGCAATTTCTACCGCCAATGCAAATTCATCAGGTACAACAAGACCAGCGTTATTCGTCCAAAATGTCAACCTCCGAAGCAGGATGGTTCCTCCGCTGCCAGACAACTATGTGGGTAACCTCAGTTGGATATTTCCGGTTCCGATGAGAGAAGACAGTTTCCATAGCTTGGTGgttcaaatgaaagagggttTGTCAGATTTCTGCAATACTTATGTCAAGGATTCAAGGGGTACTGATTTGGTCATGAGCATTAAGAAAAACATGGAGAAGGTAAAAGAAATGTACAAAAGCAGTGAAGTACAATACATGTGTAGTGGCTGGTGCAGGTTCCCAATATACGAAGCAGATTTTGGATGGGGAAAGCCTGTGTGGGTGAGTATTGGGGCTTGTCTTGACAAGAATGTTATGATTCTAATGGATGATAGAAGTGGTGATGGGATCGAAGCTTTTGTGACTCTGGAAGAGCAACATATGGCTGCTTTCGAGTCTGATCAGGAGTTACTAGCATTTGCTGCTCTAAATCCAACTCCAATAGCAAGTCAAGTTTGA